The window CTTAGACATCAAAATTATTCATCTAAAACATCGCATTAACTCTTCATAGTTTATTTCATCCCCTGAGTTTGAACTAAAGCCACAACACTTTCTTTCATCAAAGAGAGTAattatttttgttcactctagtacTTCGCTTAATCTCATTTTTTATCGTTTCCCCTAGCAACCGACTAGAGTAGTCTACCGTATTTCCCGACTCCTGTTTGGATGTTAGAGTAGTTGCATCAGCGACAACGCAGTTGTGAGGTTGGTACTGCCATTATTTTTGCTCTTCAAGGGTTCGACACTTTaattatgatgaaattgctatataTCCATGTGCGTTCCATCTCATTCGACCTCTCCTCCTACGGAGAGCTCAGAGTCTCTCGTGTCATACTCtcttcgtttcaaaatagatgactcaactttatactaactaaaGGAGTAGGTTCTAGTGCAAGAGCTCGGTAATAACTTTACTCCATATACTCCATTCattttttttagtctgcatacaagATTTAGTCAAAGTCAAACATTGTTAACTTTGACTaggtttatatgaaaaaatatcaagatccacaatatgaaatcaacattGTTAGATGCAtcgtgaaattaattttcataccatatagctttagtatcgtagatgttgatatttttctctataaacttggtcaatttTTACAAAGTTTGATTTTGattaaatcttatatgcagactaaaaaacagAGGGAGTAAAAGAAATAGGAGTATATGCGTGCTCGCATAGTTGTCTGGTGCAAGAAAAAAGACTTGGAGCAGTAGACCGCAGATGAGCGTGACTGCGAGTCTGCCCGCGGCAGCACTAGCAGCCActccgaaccgggaccaattgatTTGAATGAAAATTTTGGGGCCGACGGATCTGCGCGGGAGGCAGCGTGCATGCGTGACAGCTACCCCGCCATGTAAGCCCCAAGCCCCTGCCCGCGCACCACGCAAGCATTTTGTCTGTCCGATTCGTCCTGGGCCCCGTCGCACGCCCCGCTCCATCCATGCAATGCAATGCATGTTGTGCACCGGGAGACGGCGGGATCCACCGTACGCTGTCGCCTCTAGCGCTAGCCATCACAGCAAGCTTCGTGAGTGAGTAGTATGATTGCTTGATTGGTTGCGATGCTCACTGCTCTCTGCGGTGGAAGTACACAGTGAACCGTCGTCACATCGCCATGACACCGAATTGACCGCGCAACAAACCCCGACCGTGCGGGACGTCCACTACAACACCACACTATTTGCCAGTGACTGAATCTGCACTTGAGGATCCTCAGGCGAGCCGAGCCGGCGAGGGGAACAGCACAGGGGCCAGAAAGAATGAAAGAAAAAGAGCGGCGTGGAATCCGGAATCCCCACGTTGGCCGTCGCGACGTGGCCGGCGGGGCCAGGTGGCACGTGAAGGCACGAGGTGCGTGTCCGCCCAGCCTCTTCCTACGCCCGGACCCTTCTTCGGGCATGGCATGGACGACCTGGAAGCGGACAGCCGAGCCTACGACGGGATAGGGATGAGATATTTGCCACACCATCTCCACATCCCTTTCCGATCTCTCGCACGGCGAATCGCCTCTCCTCCAATCCCCTGCCGGCGCCCACGTGAACGCACCCGCCCGCATTTGCGGCCCCAGCCTCCGCGCGCCACGTCCATACGCCGGCCCGCTGAGTCACGCCGCCGGGGGGAAGAAACGCCGCACGCCGGTCCATGGACCCGGCCCAGGGAGCCGGCGGGCGACGCGGTGTCCTCATCCATGGTGCATGTATAAATAGGTTCCTCCCCCGTCGACTCTGCACGCCTTATCACCACACAACCCCATACACACACGGTTCCTCAGATTACGACTACgatcgaggaagaggaagaagatacaATATGGCCCtgggagacgactctccggcctccTACATCCGCATGGTATGTGCTACTACAATCGTCGTCTTCCCATCCCCTAATTCGTACCTTGGTCTGCTGCTCCCTTGGTTCTTCTAGTTCTAGCTAGCAGATAGATGATCACCAGCATCAGCATGCACAGGACATTGATTTCTCACGTCGACATCAGAATTGGTCAACTAATTAAGGTGGGATTTTTAATTTGCAGGTTCACCATCTGATAGAGAAGTGCATGACGTTCGGGATGAGCATGGAGGAGTGCATGGAGGCGCTGTCCAAGCGCGCCGACGTTCAGCCGGTCGTCACCTCCACAGGTCGGTCCGTCTCAAATCAGTTACTTCCTCTGATCAGCAGGAATACACTTATCTGTACTGACGCTGAGTTGGCGTGCTTGCAGTATGGAAAGAGCTGGAGAAGGAGAACAAGGAGTTCTTCGACAGATACAACAAGCAGTTGAGATCAGAAAAGGGAGGCCGAAgcagctgcagcagcagcagcgacagcAGCTCCTAATGATCAACAGGAGATGCGTGCTGCTTAGATGTTAGCCATTCTGCACTTAGTAGAACGAATAATTAGAAGATCGATGGGGCGGGAAGTCAGCTAACGCGACACGATCTATGTGTGCTGGTGCATGTACAGGAATCACAAGCCATCTCGTACTgttgccatattcttcagatgtaaTTGTACTCATCATGTATCCATCTCCCACAGCTCTCGGTTCAGACTTTTCATACCTCTGTGGAGATTACCTACGGCACCACTGTGTGCTAATCGTCCAAGCAAAGCTTTATCCTGTAATTGGATCTCCGTCTTCTCTTTCTAacgagcaaaaaaaaaaaaaaaaaaacggtTGTCCTGCACAGAAAAAACACTGTTCTCCCCTAACCAGAGATACTAGTACACATGTTCACGGGAAAACGAAGGAAACATGCTATATGCTCAGCGAGAAGTTGGTGTACACGAACGTGCTCCGTGACGGGATGGGACATCTTGTCGTTGGGTCGCTGAAGCCAGCGTGGAACGGTCCAAACAAGGAAAGTTTGCACCGGCGCCATACGTGTGTGCAGTGCCGTGGAATCGGTGATGGGATTCTGCACGGGACAAGGACCCCTCGCCTCTTCTTTCCTCTGATTTTGACGTGACAAGCAACAACTTCGCGAGGCAAAATGGGCAAAAATAACCTCGAAACGCCACTAATTCACAAAGGGTGAAAAAAGGGTGAAACTTTTTCACCCAACTAATCCTCTTGTGTAGTGGCTGATTAATAGGTGCTACACGCCTGCGGTGTGGCACCCTGAGGCTGGGCAAGGGCCCACCTCACTCTAGTTGTACAACGTCTAGCCGACATGCGCTACACTGCTTTGTGTAGCGCCTAGACAAAAGACGCTACACGTGCACTTACTAACCGCCGCGGCCGGTCCTTCCTAGCCTAGTCCCCATACAAACTCCAAGAGCATTTGAACAGAGGACGTCTGGAcgcgattctctctctctctcacttcttAAATTCCTCACTAAATCTTGCAGATTTGAAGATTTTTCTTCGTGGATTTCAACCTCAATCTCTCCCTTAAGATAATTTCCTCCGATTCCTTTTCATTTGAAAAAATGCTCACATTTGCTCAAGTCTATCATGTTTGGGCAAACCCTAGTTTTTCATGGATTTTGAAATATGTATGAAAATATGAGATGATTGTTTGGCATTTGTTAGGGTTAGGCTTCTTAGtatgttagggttagggttatggttCTTGTTATGTTGGGGTTAGGGTTATGgttcttcactactagggaaaagcctagcagtagcgtgggtttttgGCCTAGTAGTAGCGCGAGATGCCGCGCTATTGATAagacgctacagctaaaggttagcagtagtatTGGTCAACACACGCTACTGTTATAAGTACTTAGTAGTATCGATTTTTTCGTAACGCGCTACTGGTAAGTACTAGCAACGCGCCTCTGAgcctgcgctactactattattgcgtattatttttttcttcattttatgtcgtattcatacaccattatacaagttttcatgcAGTAGCAATTtatagattgtttttacatcacaatgagttattacatcactagatgaaagaaccgtggactagtttcaagtggatggatccatccacttgaaactaatccgcggttctttcacccaatgatataataaagcattgtcatcatcatcatatcattaacaacttatcatcatactacatcattgtcatataacacctcctcatgatcaattttatcaatgagacatcatataacaagttggtcactagtcataatcacaactcctcctcatcatcatcaactctaacacattgtagcacataataacacattgtaccAAGGACCTGAtcctctctcataggacctactaccctcTTTTAGGTAAAATagtataaaacaagataggccctggcCCTTCATTATGGAGAAtgaagattatcctgtctccaattcttgcgcttcgcacaatgttgtttccaagtagctccctatgattaatcatacattttttccaatcaaagattgtcatgtctccatcggttttagaaatccggtatgaacaacagtgatgcgtaggatgacctggccgtaagctcataacatcaaggcgacctttcggaaaTATCAGATGAGGCAACAATCATTCGGGGTTTTCTGttgaaaacatagtaataacttcgtagttagcaatgtagttgagttttagaagaatttatgcaaaagattcatgaatgtcgtaatagtaaaaaaaatctttccatggcatctccatggatgttaccgtagttcaacacatgcactagtggcacatgatttttccctgataagttaattctgagccatcggtgtagtaggttctgtctaccatcttccgcacattctttgtagaatgaaaataagctatcaatggaaataagctgtcaactattttgaaataaataatataaattgcttaataactatgtttgataaactcacatagcggtagaagtgtatcaacaaggacccaaatgtccatattgtcttcgccgatgtcaggatcaccaagatccatggtgacaagcatatcctcatgaaaatcatacgtcttgcaaagtgcttcccaattcgggcaaccaaaatgggttacactctcagaattgtatagatttatatcaaaatccataccatgatgggtccttacgaTGAATTAtatttgtttccatactttcatgatcttcaaaattcgtcctctccaagacatagtgtcttgcatggcatgggataagctaatcGAATTGTAAAATACGAAACTTACACGTTGAAGAAgcggaagtcgtgcttaattacgaaaaaaacacttgtcattgttgcgtaccgtttcaacatcgaaggtctcttggagcttaatgctgaagcgtcgaccttctaccaggtgaggcctgtcgcatagACCCCGGTCGTCGCCGCACCAGTCGCACTCCAccgggagactttcgtcatccGACGACGACATGGACAACATtttctatgttcataattcaaagattaaacttgtacaattaaatatatatactacaaaactaaattagatcattattattcatcacgggttgactatcggtctgtcgagtcttttcttgaaaactctcagctcacgtggtgtatatattcgaccgtcggtgatggtcgctcctcccttcgtctCCGAGTGCATTACTAtttgggaacgcagtaatttcaaaaaaaaaatacgcacacgcaagatccatctaggtgatgtatagcaacgagaggggatagagtgttgtctacgtaccctcatagaccgtaagcggaagcgttatgacaacgcagttaatgtagtcatacgtcttcatgatccgaccgatcctagcaccgaagttacatcacctccgcgatctacacacgttcagctcggtgacgtcccatgaactctagatctagctgagtgtcgagggagagttttgtcagcacgacgacatgatgacggtgatgatgaagttaccgatgcagggcttcacctaagcactacaacaatatgactgaGGTCGAAATCTGTGGAGgatggcaccgcacatggctaagagatcaacttgtgtgtcctagggtgccccctgccaccgtatataaaggatcaaggggggaggccggccggcccttggggcgcccaaggagaggaggaatcctcctcctagtaggagtaggattcatcctttcctagtcctactaggagggggaaggaaggagtgggagaggggaaggaaaaggagggcgccgccccccttcctagtccaattcggactcaagggggagggggtgcgcggcctgccctggcagcccctctctctctctctccactaaggcccatctaggcccattagCCCCCCCcctggggggaggggggagggtccggtaaccctccaacactccggttttatccgaaaccatccggaacacttctggtgttcgaatatagccgtccaatgtattaatctttatgtctcgaccatttcgagactcctcatcatgttcgtgaccacatccgagactccgaacaaccttcggtacatcaaaacacataaactcataataccgatcatcactgaacgttaagcgtgcggaccctacgggttcgagaactatgtagacatcaccgagactcatctccgttcaataaccaatagcggaacctggatgctcatattggttcctacatattctacgaagatctttatcggtcaaaccgcataacaacatacgttgttccttttgtcatcggtatgttacttgcccgagattcgatctcggtatctcaatacctagttcaatcttgttaccgacaagtctctttactcgttccgtaatgcaacatccaataattaactcattattcacattgcttacaaggcttatagtgatgtgcattaccgagagggcccaaagatacctctccaatacacagagtgacaaatcctaatctcgatctatgccaactcaacaaacaccatcagagacacctgtagagcatctttatagtcacccagttacgttgtgatgtttgatagcacactaagtgttcctccggtatccaggagttgcataatctcatagtcataggaacatgtataagttatggagaaagcaataacagtaaactaaatgatcatcgtgctaagctaaaggatgggtcaagtcaatcatatcattctctaatgatgtgatcccattcatcaaatgacaactcttgtccatggctaggaaacttaaccatctttgattaacgagctagtcaagtagaggaatactagtgacactcagtttgtctatgtattcacacatgtactaagtttccagttaatacaattctagcatgaataataaacatttatcatgatataaggaaataaataataactttattattacctctagggcatatttccttcagtctcccacttgcactagagtcaataatctagttcacatcgtcatgtgatttaacaccaatagttcacatctttatgtgattagttcacatctccatgtgactaatacccaaaagggtttactagagttaataatctagttcacatcgctatgtgattaacacccaaagagtgatcatgttttgcttgttagagaagtttagtctacgggtctgtaacattcagatctgtatgtattttgcaaatttctatgtctacaatactctgcatggagctactctagctaattgctcccactttcaatatgtatctagatcaagagttagagtcatctagatcggtgtcaaaagcttgtatcgacgtaactctttacgacgaactcttttatcacctccataaccgagaaatatttccttagtcctctaaggataattttgaccgttgtccagtgatctactcctagatcactattgtactcccttgccaaaatcatgcgaaggtgtacaataggtctggtacacagcatagcatactttatagaacctatgactgaggcgtaGGGATtgactttttcattctctttctattttctgccatggtcgggttttgagtctttactcaacttcacaccttgcaacatagtcaagaactccttctttgatttttCCATTttcaactacttcaaaaacttgtcaaggtatgtactcattgaaaaaattgtcaagcgtcttgatatatctctatagatcttgatgcccaatatgtaagcagctttaccgaggtctttctttgaaaaattcttattcaagtatccttttatgctatctataaattcagtatcatttccgatcaacaatatgtcatccacatataatatcagaaatgctacagagctcccactcactttcttgtaaatgcaggcttctccaaaagtctgtataaaaccatatgctttcatcacactatcaaagcgtatattccaaatccgagatgcttgcaccagtccatagatggatcgctggagtttgcacactttgctagcacctttaggattgacaaaaccttctggttgaatcatatacaactctcctttaataaatccatcaaggaatgtagttttgatatccatttgccagatttcataaaatgcggcaactgctaacatgattcggacatacttttaaccatcgatacgagtgagaaaatctcattgtagtcaacaccttgaacttgtcaaaaaccttttgcgacaatttgagctttctagatagtaatactactatcagcgtccgtcttcctcttgaagatccatttattctgaatggctcaccgatcatcgggcaagttaaccaaagtccacactttgttctcatacatggatcccatctcagatttcatggcctcaagccattttgcggaatctgggctcatcatcacttcctcatagttcgtaggtttgtcatggtcaagtaacatgacttccagaacaggattaccgtaccactctagtgcggatcttactctggttgacctacaaggttcggtagtaacttgatcagaagtttcatgatcatcatcattagcttcctcacttactagtgtaggaatcactggaattgatttctgtgataaactactttccaataagggagtaggtaccgttacctcatcaagttctactttcctcccactcacttctttcaagagaaactccttctctagaaaggatccattcttagcaaggaatatcttgccttcggatctatgatagaaggtgtacccaacagtctcttttgggtatcctatgaagacacatttctccgatttgggttcgagcttatcaggttgatgttttttcacataagcatcgcagccccaaattttaagaaatgaaaacttgggtttcttgccaaaccacagttcatatggtgttgtctcaacggatttcgatggtgccctatttaacgtgaatgcagtcgtctctaatgcataaccccaaaacagtagtgataaatcggtaagagacatcatagatcgcaccatatctaatgaagtacgattatgacgttcggacacaccattacgctgtggtgttctaggtggcgtaagttgcgaaactattctgcattgtttcaaatgaagaccaaactcgtaactcaaatattctcctccatgatcagatcgcagaaactttgttctcttgttacgatgattttccacttcactctgaaattctttgaacttttcaaatgtttcagacttatgtttcatcaagtagacatacccatatctgctcaaatcatctgtgaaggtcagaaaataatgataccagccgcgagtctcaacactcatcggaccacatacatccgtatgtattatttccaacaaatctgttgctcgctccattgtttcggagaacgaagttttagtcatctttgcccatgaggcatggttcgcaagcgtcaagtgattccaaaagcccatcagcatggagtttcttcatgcgctttacaccaatatgacctaaacggcggtgccacaaaaaatgttgcactatcattatcaaatttgcatattttgacatcaatattatgaatatgtgtatcattatgatcgagattcaataaaccatttatattgagtgtataaccatagaaggttttattcatgtaaatagaacaaaaattattctttgacttaaatgaataactgtattgtaataaacatgactcaatcatatttatgctcaacacaaacatcaaataacattattttaggttcaacactaatcccaaaggtaaagggagtgtgcgatggtgatcttatcaaccttggaatcacttccaactcacatcatcacctcgcccttaactagtctctgtttattttgcaactcctgtttcaagttactactcttagcaactgaactagtatcaaatactgaggggttgctataaacactagtaaagtacacatcaataacatgtatatcaaatatacttttgttcactttgccatccttcttatccgccaagtatttagggcagttccacttacagtgaccatttcctttgcagtagaagcactcagttccaggcttgggtctagctttggggttcttcatgggagtggcaacttgcttgccattctacttgaagttccctttctttcccttgcccttttacttgaaactagtggtcttgtcaaccatcaaaatttgatgcttttcttgatttctatcttcgttgatttcagcatcacgaagagctcgggaatcgttttcgtcatcccttgcatattatagtttatcacgaagttccagtaacttggtgatagtgactagagaactctgtcaatcactattttatctggaagattaactcccaattgattcaagtgattgtagtacacagacaatctgagtacatgctcactggttgagctattctcctccatcttgtaggcaaagtacttgtcagaggtctcatacctcttgactcgggcatgagtttgaaataccaattttagctcttagaacatcttatgtgcttcgtggcgttcaaaatgtttttgaaatcccggttctaagccgtaaagcatggcgcactaaactatcaagtagttatcatatcgagctttccaaacattcataatgtctgcatatgctcctgcaataggtccgtcacctagcggtgcatcaaggacataattcttcaatgcagcaatgaggataatcctcagattacggacccagtccacatcattgctactatcatctttcaacatagtttttctctaggaacataccaaAAATAAATAGGGAGctacatcgtgagctattgatctacaacatagttatgcaaatactaccaggactaagttcatgataaattaaagttcaattaatcatattactaagttcatgataaattaaagtgcaaatactacgggttcgagaactatgtagacatgaccgagacatatctccggtcaataaccaatagcggaacctggatgctcatattgactcctacttattctatgaagatctttattggtcaaaccgcataacaacatacgttattccctttgtcatcggtatgttacttgcccgagattcgatcatcggtatcatcatagctagttcaatctcgttaccggcaagtctctttcgtcgttctgtaatgcatcatcccgcaactaactcattagttacattgcttgcaaggcttatagtgatgtgcattaccgagacgacccagagatacctctccgatacacggagtgacgaatcctaatctcgatctatgccaactcaacaaacaccttcagagacacttgtagatcatctttataattacccagttacgttgtgacatttgatagcacacagggtgttcctccagtattcgggagttgcataatctcatagtcagaggaatatgtttaagtcatgaagaaagcaatagcaataaaactagacgatcataatgctaagctaacagatgggtcttgtccatcacatcattctctaatgatgtgatcccgttcatcaaatgacaacacatgtctatggtcaggaaacttaaccatctttgattaacgagctagtcaagtagaggcatactagggacactctgtttgtctatgtattcacacatgtactaagtttccggttaatacaattctagcatgaataataaacgtttatcatgatataagcaaatataaataacaactttattattacctctagg is drawn from Triticum dicoccoides isolate Atlit2015 ecotype Zavitan chromosome 4A, WEW_v2.0, whole genome shotgun sequence and contains these coding sequences:
- the LOC119288754 gene encoding uncharacterized protein LOC119288754, translating into MALGDDSPASYIRMVHHLIEKCMTFGMSMEECMEALSKRADVQPVVTSTVWKELEKENKEFFDRYNKQLRSEKGGRSSCSSSSDSSS